In Haloarchaeobius salinus, the sequence GGGCTTCTGTTTCGTCAACAACGTCGCCGTCGCCGCCCAGACCGCCATCGAGGAGCGCGACGTGGACCGCGTCGCCATCGTCGACTGGGACGTCCACCACGGCAACGGCACGCAGGACATCTTCTACGACCGCGGCGACGTGTTCTTCGCGTCCGTCCACGAGGACGGGCTCTACCCGGGCACCGGCGACGTCGACGAGACCGGGGAGGACGACGGCGACGGGGCGACGATGAACGTCCCGCTCCCCGCTGGCGCGGACACGAACGACTACGCCACCGTCTTCGAGCGCACGGTCGAGCCGGCGATCGAGCGGTTCGACCCGGGGCTCCTGCTCGTCAGCGCGGGCTTCGACGCGCACCGGCACGACCCCATCTCGCGGATGCGCCTCTCGACTGAGGGCTACGCCGTCCTCACCGCCCGACTCCGTGACCTCTGCGAGCGCGTCGACGCGCCCATCGCGTTCGTCCTCGAGGGCGGCTACGGGCTGGACGTGCTCGCCGACGGGGTCGCCATGGTCCACGAGACGTTCGACGGCCGCGACCCCATCGACCCCGACGGCGAGGTCAACGAGGACGTCGCCGACCTGCTCGGCGAGGTTCGCGCCGCACACGACCTCGACTGACCCACGGCGGTCGCCACCGACCGCGAACCGGCGTCAGGGCCGCGGCGAGAAGTAGACCGCCAGTTCTTCGCCGAACTCCTCCGCGAGCACCGCGACCTCGTCACCCACGAGCACCTCGTAACCGTCCTGGAGCGCCCGCTCGACGCCCGCGCCGAGCGCCACGTCGAACAGCCGGTCGCTCCGGATGAACGCCGCCGCGCTCGTGCAGTCGCGTCCCCGCTCGACCACGTAGCGGTCGTCGTCGACGAACGGCCCGTACGGCGGCCTCTCGTCCATCCCGGCGTACTTCTCGTAGAAGCCGGTCGCGTGGTCGCGAACGTGGACGGGCGGGCCGGCGTGGCGTTCGACGGCCGGGCGCTCCGCCACGGCGAGTTCGACGAACAGGGCCGCCGTCTCGTCGGCCAGCGCGGTCGCCCGGAAGGTGTCGAACCCGCGCCGGTCGAGTTCGTCGGCGACGCCGTCCAGCGACTTCCGGAGCTGCGGCCAGAGCTGGTCCGCGACCACGTCCGGCGGGTCGAACCGCACCGCCACGGGTGTCGTCCCCCGAACGTCGAGGTGCTCGCGCACGTCGGCCGGCGAGAGCGGGTCGAGTTCGCGCGGCTCGAACCGTTCCGGGTCCGGATCCGCGAGCAGCGCCCGCGCGTGGTGCTGGAACCGTGCCACGTTCGTCGGCGAGACCACCGCGGCCACGTTTCGCTCGGGGTCCGTCGGGTCGACGACGACGAGCGGGTCGTCGAACGACCGCGTGCCGTGGTCCTCCGGGTCGAGCTCGACCTGCGGGTGCCAGTCCGCCGCCGCCGCGACGAGCTCGCGGAAGCCGCCGTACCCGAGCACCAGGAGTTCGACGAGGTAGCCGGAGAACCCCTCCGTGCGGAGGTCGCTGCCGTAGACGCCGATGCCCTTGCAGAACGCCTTCGCGACGCGCACGTCGCCCGCAAGCTCGTCGTCCAGCCGTTCGCCGAGGTAGGCGTTGTGGAACGGGGTCCGGTCGACCGCCGACCGGATCTCCGTCGCGCTGTCGACGCGGAAACACGGCACGAGGTCCACGTCGAACCCCTCGTACTCGCCTTTCACGTACGGGTGCTCGGCGTACTCCTCGTGGCCGTCGGGCAGCACCGCGCGGCCGACCTCTAACCCGTACTGCTCCAGTGCCTCCCGGTCGATATCCGTCGGGAACCGCACGAACACGTCGATGTCGCGGTCGCCCGCCGTCCACGTCCCCCGGGCCGTGCTCCCGACCTGGACAACGTCGGCGTCCGCGACGCGCTCCGTGGCTGCTGCCTGCGCCCGCTCGACCAGCTCGTCGGCGACCGACCGGAGGCGCTCTCGCTCCGCGGGCGACGGATCCACCCGCTCGCGGACCGCCGCGACCGTCGCCTCGAAGGCGTCCTCGCTCATGCTCGCCGGATACTCGGCCGGCCCCTAAACGGATGTCGATGGGGTGGTGACACGGCACCCGGCCACGGTAAAGCGAAAGTCTCTTTATATCCGGCAGGCCTACCTGAGAACGCGACGAGCCGTCATAGCTCAGTTGGTAGAGCACCACGCTGTTAACGTGGTGGTCCCAGGTTCGAGCCCTGGTGACGGCGCTTCTCGCACTTTCACGTCGTGCAGCGCGCCAGCTTCGAGTAAGTGCACAGCTCCCGATGTTCCCACGAGCAACCAGGTTGAGCCACTCCCTGCCCGTACTTTCGACACGTCTATTATCCCGGGTCGGGAACTACCGACCGTCAGGGCCCTTAGCTCAGCCTGGTTAGAGCGCTCGGCTCATATCGACCGTGGACTCGTGTCGGGTCCGGTCGTGGGACACCGAGTGGTCGATGGTTCGAATCCGTCAGGGCCCATCTAGGCGACACACGATTCTCCACCGTTCGGGACTCGGGTACTCTCGCCGGTCGAGGATCCGGGCTGATCTTCGACGCAGTTCGACGGTTCTGCGGGTATCTGGCACCTTCCCAAGAGTATTAATCGGTGCCGTGGGTACGTGGAGCAACGACGCATGACCGACCCCATCCGGGTCCTGCACGTCGACGACGAGCCGGCGTTCCTGGCCCTCACCAGCGAGTTCCTCGCTCGAGAGCTCGACGCAGTCGAGGTCGAGACGGCGACGAGTGCGACGGAGGCACTGGACCGTCTCGACGCGTTCGACCCGGACTGCGTGGTCAGCGACTACCAGATGCCCGAGATGGACGGGCTGGAGCTGCTGGAGGCGGTCCGCGAGCGGCGGCCGGAGCTACCGTTCGTCCTCTTCACCGGACACGGCTCCGAGCAAATCGCGAGCGACGCCATCTCGGCGGGCGTGACGGACTACCTCCAGAAGGGGAGCGCGAACGAGCAGTTCCAGCTGCTCGCGAACCGGATCCGGAACGCGGTCGAGGCACACCGCACCCAGGCGGCGTTCGAGGAGTCCGAACGGATGTTCTCGACGCTCATCTCCAACCTGCCGGGCATGGTGTACCGGTGTCGGAACGCCCCCCAGTGGCCGATGGAGTTCGTCAGTCAGGGCTGTCTGGACCTCACCGGCTACCAGCCCGCGGTGCTCGAACGCGGGGAGGTGGTCTGGGGCGAGGACGTCCTCCATCCGGAGGACCAGGAGATGGCGTGGGGGACCGTCCAGAGCGCCCTCGAGGACGAGGAGTCGTTCGAGGTCACCTATCGCATCCGCCGGCGCGACGGGGCGGTACGCTGGATGTGGGAGCAGGGCCGCGGCGTGTACGGCGACGGCGGCGAGCTGCTGGCGCTCGAGGGGTTC encodes:
- a CDS encoding histone deacetylase family protein, with protein sequence MKFGYSPRCLEHDTGPRHPETPDRLRAIREGLKRKHSVAYVDPDPASVETITGVHEADYIEEVRQFCADGGGDWDPDTTAVEESWVAMLKSAGSAQWAATSALDGEQGRNTPFSLGRPPGHHAIYDDAMGFCFVNNVAVAAQTAIEERDVDRVAIVDWDVHHGNGTQDIFYDRGDVFFASVHEDGLYPGTGDVDETGEDDGDGATMNVPLPAGADTNDYATVFERTVEPAIERFDPGLLLVSAGFDAHRHDPISRMRLSTEGYAVLTARLRDLCERVDAPIAFVLEGGYGLDVLADGVAMVHETFDGRDPIDPDGEVNEDVADLLGEVRAAHDLD
- the cca gene encoding CCA tRNA nucleotidyltransferase, yielding MSEDAFEATVAAVRERVDPSPAERERLRSVADELVERAQAAATERVADADVVQVGSTARGTWTAGDRDIDVFVRFPTDIDREALEQYGLEVGRAVLPDGHEEYAEHPYVKGEYEGFDVDLVPCFRVDSATEIRSAVDRTPFHNAYLGERLDDELAGDVRVAKAFCKGIGVYGSDLRTEGFSGYLVELLVLGYGGFRELVAAAADWHPQVELDPEDHGTRSFDDPLVVVDPTDPERNVAAVVSPTNVARFQHHARALLADPDPERFEPRELDPLSPADVREHLDVRGTTPVAVRFDPPDVVADQLWPQLRKSLDGVADELDRRGFDTFRATALADETAALFVELAVAERPAVERHAGPPVHVRDHATGFYEKYAGMDERPPYGPFVDDDRYVVERGRDCTSAAAFIRSDRLFDVALGAGVERALQDGYEVLVGDEVAVLAEEFGEELAVYFSPRP